TGCCGGAGTCCATCGAGGGGGAATTGCCATGTCCATTCGCACGCTCGCCGACCTGATCTCGGTGATCGCCAGCCGCCACAAGCCGGACGCACTGTTGCAGAAGGTCGGCGGGCGATACGAGCCCATCTCAACTGCGGAGTTCCTCACCCGGATTCTCCGCCTGAGCAAGGCGCTCGCCGACTCGGGAATCGCCCCCGGCGACCGTGTGGCCCTGATGGCCGAGAACGGTCCGCACTGGCCGACCATCGACTTCGCCACGATCGCCAAGGCTGGCGTGCTGGTGCCGATCTATCCGACGCTCCTGCCGGACCAGGCGGCGTACATCGTGCGCGACAGTGGCGCGCGGATGCTCTTCGTCCAGGGTCGCGAACGGCTCGAGGGACTGCTCGCCAAGCGCGCCGAGATGCCGAGCGTCGAGCTCATCGTCTCGATCGACGCGAGCGCCCCGGGGAGCGAATTCACCACGCTCGAAGCACTCTACGAGTTGGGCCGCGACGCCGATCCGGCCGAGTTCGACGCCGGCCTGAAGCTGGCCAAACCCGAAGACCTCGCCACGCTGATCTACACCTCCGGCACCACCGGCGACCCCAAGGGCGTGATGCTCACCCACGGCAACATCGTGTCGAACGTCGTCACCGGCACGCAGATCCTCGAGCTCAAGCCCGAGTACGTGGCCCTCTCGTTCCTCCCGCTCTCGCACTCCTTCGAGCGGACCGTCGACTACTGCTACTTCTACTGCGGCTGTTCGATCGCCTACGCCGAGTCGATCCAGACGGTGGCGCAGAACATCGCCGAAGTGAAGCCGCATCTGTTCGTCGCGGTGCCGCGCGTGTACGAGAAGGTCCAGGCCAAGGTGGTGGAGACGGCGAGCCAGGGCTCCGCGCTCAAGCAGCGCATCTTCAATTGGGCCATCGGCGTCGGCAAGCAGGCGGTGAGCTATCGCATGCGCGAGGAGACGCCTCCGGGGATGCTCGGCGTCGAGCTGGCCCTGGCCGACCGGCTGGTCTTCAGCAAGCTGCGCGAACGGCTCGGCGGCCGGCTGGTGTTCGCCATCTCCGGCGGGGCGCCCCTCTCGCGCGACACCGCCGAGTTCTTCTGGGGCGCCGGCATCCGCATCTTCGAAGGCTACGGACTGACCGAAACTTCGCCCGTAATCACCGTCAACGCCTTCCGAGCCGCCAAGCTCGGCTCGGTCGGCCGGCCGATGGCCGGCATCGAGGTCCGGATCGCCGAGGACGGCGAGATCCTCGCCCGCGGCCCGAACATCATGCGCGGCTACTTCGGCAAGCCGGAGGCGACCGCGGAGGTCATCGACACACAGGGCTGGTTCCACACCGGCGACATCGGCCAGGTCGACGCCGAGGGGTTCCTGGCGATCACCGACCGCAAGAAGGAGCTGATCGTCAACGCCTACGGCAAGAACATCGCCCCGGCGCCGATCGAGAACGCGCTCAAGGCGAGCCGCTACCTCTCGCAGGCCGTCGTCATCGGCGATCGGCGGCAGTACCTCTGCGCACTCTTGGTGCCCGACTTCGAGGCGCTCGCTTCGTGGGCCGCCAAGCAGGGCGTCGCGGGCGGGCCGGCCGAGCAGATCGCCCATCCGAAGGTCCGTGAGCTCGTCCAGCACGAGGTCGATTCGGTCAACGCCGGCCTGGCGCGCTACGAGCAGATCCGCGCCTGGGAGCTGCTGCCGGCCGAGTTCACGATCGAGAGCGGCGAGATCACCCCCACCCTCAAGGTGAAGCGCCGGGTGATCAACACCAAGTACGGCGACCTGATCGAGCGGCTCTACGCCGGCGTGGAGGCCTGAGGCACCGCCCGAGGGGCAACGCGTGCCGAGGGCCTTCCACCTGGCGGTCGGTGTCGACCGTCTGGCGACGCTGACCTTCGATCTTCCGGGCCGGAAGGTCAACCTCCTCGACCGCGACGGCCTCGAAGAGCTCGACCAACTCGTCGCCGATCTCGCGTTGCGGCGCGAAATCGGTTGTCTCGTCCTCTGCTCGTCCAAGCCGGGGAGCTTCGTCGCCGGAGCCGACCTGGCGGCGATCGCCGAGGTCGTCGACCCGGTCGAGGCCGAGGCCGGCTCTCGATTCGGCCATCGGATCTTCTCGGCCTGGGAGTCGCTGCCGTTCCCCACGATCGCCGCCATCGAGGGGACCTGTCTCGGCGGGGGCACCGACCTCGCTCTCGCTTCGACCTACCGGGTGGTTGCCGATCGCGACGATCTCCGCATCGGAATGCCCGAGGTCGCGTTGGGCCTCGTCCCGGGATGGGGCGGGTGCGTTCGCCTGCCTCGGCTCGTCGGGCTCTCCGCGGCGCTCGATCTCATCCTCTCGGCGCAGCCCATCGACGCCCGCCGTTCGCTTCGACTCGGTCTTGCCGACGCGGTGCTGCCAGCCGCCACTTTTGCCACCGAGGTGCGGCGCTTTGCCGCCGCCGTCGCCGATCGCCCGCGCCCGCGGCGTTCGGGTCCGCTCACGCTCCTGCTCGAGGGCAACCGGATCGGCCGAGCGCTCCTCATCGAGCAGGCACGCCGCCGTGTCCTGCGGGAAACTCGCGGTCACGAACCGGCGCCACTGCGCGCTCTTGCCGTGATCCGCACGGGGCTCGACCGCGGCCGCGCCGCGGGTTTCGACGCCGAGGCGCGAGCCCTCGGCGAGCTCGCCACCTCGGCGGTGGCCAGGAACCTCCTGCACCTCTTCCGCCTCCGCGAAGCCCGGCGCCGCGCGCTCACGACGCCCGACGCACTGTCGATCGACCAGGTGGCGGTGATCGGGGCCGGAACGCTGGGTGCCGGCCTCGCTCGGCTCGTCGTCGATCGGGCCGCGGTTCCGGTGCGCCTCCGCGACTCGCGACCCGAGGCGCTCGGGGCCGCGATGGGCCAGGCCGCGGCACGATTCCGTCGGCAGGTCGACGGGCAAGAGATCTCGCTGCCGGAGCTCTCGCGGCGGCTCGCCCTGCTCCGGCCGACGACCGACGCGAGTGGCCTTGCCCGGGCCGATCTGGCGATCGAAGCCGGAAGCGACGAGCTCGCGTCCAAACAGCGCGTGGTCGCCGAGCTCGACGCTCAGGTCCCGCCGACGGCCCTCCTCGCCACGACCACCTCGTCCCTTTCGGTCGCGGCGATCGGCGCCGGACTGCCCGGTCGCCAGCGTCTCGTCGGGCTCCACTTCCTCCCTCCCGTCGACCGGGGAGGGGTCGTCGAGGTGGTGGCCGCGAGCTCGACGGCGGAATCGGCGGTTGAGGCGGCCGCACGCTTCGTCGCCCGTCTCGGCAAGACCCCGATCGTCGTCACCGATTCGCCGGGATTCCTGGTCCACCGCCTGCTGGGCTTCTATTCGGCCGAGGCGCTCTGGCTGCTCGACGAGGGCGCGCCGATCGAGGCCATCGATGGCGCCATGCACGACTGGGGCATGCCGATGGGGCCGCTCCGGCTTGCCGACGAGGGCGGCCTCGAGACCTTGGCCAGGATGACGCACCTGCTGCGCGAGGCCTTCCCCGAACGGTTCTTCGTTCCCGCCTGGCTCGACCGGATTCCCGACAACGGACGGCTGGGGGTCCGCAGCGGTCGCGGTCTGTACCAGCACGAGACCGGCCGGGAACCGCGCCCCGACCCCTCGGTCTACGATCTGATCGGCGTCGTTCCGGGAACCCGGCCGATGGACCGGTCGAGGCTCCTCGAACGGATGCTCCTGCCGCTGGTCAACGAAGCGGCGCGCTGTCTCGAGGAAGGGGTGGTCGGCTCGGCCGGGGATCTCGACCTCGCCCTCGTCCTGGGCTCGGGCTTCCCGCCGTTTCGCGGCGGGCTCGCCCGCTGGGCCGACGAGCAGGGGCTGGATGCGCTCGTCGAGCGTCTGCGGGCGCTCGCCGGAGCCCACGGTCCGCGGTTCGAGCCGTCGGCAGCACTCCTCGAGCTCGCCGCACGAGGCGGGTTCCACGCCGAGCCCTCGCGGCCCGCCGTTTGAGTGCCTGACGCTGGCGCAGGCCTTGCAACACCATTCGTGCGGCCGCCTCTCGCGGTCCCCGGAGGTCCTCGATGGTCTCGACACTCGCCACGCTCGCCTTGTTCGCCGCTCTCTCGTCCGTCTCCCCGACGCCGGGAGCGGTTCCGCCGACGGTCGCCGAGCAGGTCTCGGTCTCCGAGGCCCTGCTCGACGTGGTGGTCACCGGGCGCGATGACCGCACGGTGCTCGGCCTCGGCCCGGACGACTTCCGCGTCGAGGTCGCCGGCCGCGAAGCAGCGCCGATCGCTGCGACCTTCTACAGCAACCGCCGGTTCCTCGGTGACGCGGCCACCGCGCAGGCCGCCGGAATCGCTGACCGCGAGGCCAGCGAGGGCAGGATCTTCGTCCTCTTCTTCCACGATCAGAAGCAGCTCGAGTCCGATCGTTTCTCCTTCGTCGGTCAGCAGCTCGAAGCAGGCCGGCGCGCCGCGGAGTGGGTGGCGACGGGTCTCCTGCCGGGAGATCGTGCGGCCGTCGTCGGCTTCGACTCGCGGCTGCGTCTCTACGCCGACCTGACCGACGATCGCGTGGCGCTGCGCGAGGCCGTGCTGGCCGCTGTCACCGGCCGCACGAAGGCAGCCGACTGGCCCTCGCGCCGAGCAAGCGGGTCTCCCGGAGCCTCCGAGCTCGCCGCTCGCCTCCCGGCGGGCGATGCGCTGCGTGACCGCACACCGCGCATCTACGATGCGCTGCAGCTCGTGGCGGACGCCCTCGCCCCCGTGCGAGGACGCAAGAACCTCATCCTCTTCTCGCGCGGCATCGGCGAGCTCGGCGCCTTCGGCGAGTACCGGAAGGACCCCCGCTACTACACGAAGACCCAGGAGACGCTCAACGCCGCCAACGTGGCGGTCTACGGCGTCAATACGGGACCGGAACCGGGGCTCGCGATCCTCGACGGAGTGAGCGAGCTCGCTTCCGACACCGGCGGGGCGCTCTACCGCATCTTCGTGAGCTTCACCACCCCGCTCGAACAGATCGCCGCCGCGACGAACGGCTATTACTTGCTGGCGGTCCCGACCCCGGACGACGCCGCTCCCGGCAGCTATGTCGAAGCGAAGGTGCGGTGTCGCAATCCCGAGCTGCGCTGCACCGGGCGCCAGGGGTTCCGGATGACGGGAAAGTAGGGCGGCTCGCCGTCCGGCGAGGCCAGGTCAGGCTTCGTCGGCCGGCTCGACCACGCGGGCGAGAAGCACCGTGACGTTGTCGAACCCGCCCCGCGCGTTGGCCGAGCGCACCAGCGACCGGCAGGCGAGGTCGAGGTCGGCCTCGGACGAAAGCTGGTCGAGGATCTCGCCGTCGGCGAGCATGGTGGTCAGTCCGTCCGAGCAGAGCAGGAAGAGGTCACCAGGCTGCACCTCCCATTCGCGGACGTCGACCGCCACCTCGGTGTCGCCGCCCAGGGCCCGCGTGACCACGTTCTTCAGCGGGTGACTGCGTGCCTGCTCTTCCGACAGGTAGCCCGCGACGACCTGCTCGTTGACCCAGGTGTGGTCCTGGGTCAAGAGCTCGAGCCGCCCGCCGCGCAACCGGTAGGCGCGGCTGTCGCCGACGTGCGCGACCGCCGCGACACCGTCTTCGACCAGGATGCCGACGACGGTCGTCCCCATCCCGTGGAGCGACCCATCCTGGCGAATGGCGCGGAGCACCCGATCGTGGGCGATGCGGATCGCCGCTTTCAGCCGATTCGAATGGCGATGGAGTCGTGCGTCGTAGACGAAGGGCCAGGTCTTGTCCTGATCGGCGGTCGACCGGACGAAGTCGCGGATGGCCTCGACGGCGATTCGCGACGCGATCTCGCCGTGACTGTGACCGCCCATGCCGTCGGCGACCACGAACATCTGCAACTGCGGGTCGATGTCGAAGCAGTCCTCGTTGTGGCTCCGCATCATTCCGACGTCGGAGAGCCCGACCGCCTTGGCTCGCAGCATCAGCCAACCTTTCCGAAAAGGCCCCACCCCGCCTTTTTCGAGGACTTCCTCAGATCCTCGAGGGCCTGTCGCACCGCCTCGTCTTCACCACCCCACGTAATCGCTTGATTGTAGTACCAATCTGCGCGCTCAACCAGACCGACCTGGGCGTGCAGCCGGCCAGCCAGCTTGAGATACGTAGGATTCATCGGTTGAAGGTCACAGGCTCGGGCGATCGCCGGCAGCGCCTGATTCATGTAGCGGCGATGGTGGCTGCAGGCCTGGGCGAAGTGGTGCCAAGCCTGGTGATTGGCTGGATCGGCTTCCGTCGCCCGCTGGAAGCTCTCCGCCGCTTGCACGTAGTTGCGCTCCCGGTAGAGCTTGACTCCCGTCTGCACGTGGAATCGCGAGAGGCGCTGGGCGTCGGCTGCCGGCGAGCTCGCTTCCGGACGGACCGAGTCTTGATCGTGCTGCCGCCGCTTCTCGGCGTTGGCCAGGATGTTGAATGCCTCGGTGAGGTCCTGGAACTCTTTCTCCGCTCGCGCGCGAGCATCTCCCTGGAAGCGGTCCGGATGCCTCGTTCGCGCGAGCTCGCGGAAGCGGTCACGGATCTGTTCCGTCGTCGCGTTGCGAGGCACGCCCAGGATCAGGTAGTAGTCCTTGGGCACGATTCGTCCCTATCTGGACTTGATCTTATACAACCGGGAGGCGGTCGCGCGCACCGGATCCTGCACATTGCGATCCGTGGCGAGCAGCTTGAGGTCCCGAACGCTCAGCCGCGACACCAGCTTCACCGCCGCGGCGAGTTGCGTCTTCGGGTTCTTGGCGAGCGCCAGGGCGATCCGGTACTTGGCCACCCACTGACGGCGACGGCCAATCTCGACCAGAACCTCCTCGAGAACCGAGCGGTTCGAGGCGATCTGCTCCACCTCGTCGTCGGACAGCGGGTTGCCGTTGAGCACCGCCACGGCCACCTGCTGGTTGAGGTCGCGGATCAGGATCGCTCGCAGGGTCTTCGAGGCACGGCGCGCCAGTTTGATGCGCACCGGAACCGGAAGCGCCCGGATCTGCCCCTCCGACAGCCCGGAGTGGTCGTCGACCTCCCCCTCGGGCGGCAGCGTGCGGACGGCGTCGATCGCCGCGAAATCCTCGGCGGTGAGCTCGACCTCTTCGAAGGCCGCGGACGAGGTCTCGGCGGCACGCGCCGACACGAGGTGCTGGCGGT
This genomic window from Holophagales bacterium contains:
- a CDS encoding long-chain fatty acid--CoA ligase, which codes for MSIRTLADLISVIASRHKPDALLQKVGGRYEPISTAEFLTRILRLSKALADSGIAPGDRVALMAENGPHWPTIDFATIAKAGVLVPIYPTLLPDQAAYIVRDSGARMLFVQGRERLEGLLAKRAEMPSVELIVSIDASAPGSEFTTLEALYELGRDADPAEFDAGLKLAKPEDLATLIYTSGTTGDPKGVMLTHGNIVSNVVTGTQILELKPEYVALSFLPLSHSFERTVDYCYFYCGCSIAYAESIQTVAQNIAEVKPHLFVAVPRVYEKVQAKVVETASQGSALKQRIFNWAIGVGKQAVSYRMREETPPGMLGVELALADRLVFSKLRERLGGRLVFAISGGAPLSRDTAEFFWGAGIRIFEGYGLTETSPVITVNAFRAAKLGSVGRPMAGIEVRIAEDGEILARGPNIMRGYFGKPEATAEVIDTQGWFHTGDIGQVDAEGFLAITDRKKELIVNAYGKNIAPAPIENALKASRYLSQAVVIGDRRQYLCALLVPDFEALASWAAKQGVAGGPAEQIAHPKVRELVQHEVDSVNAGLARYEQIRAWELLPAEFTIESGEITPTLKVKRRVINTKYGDLIERLYAGVEA
- a CDS encoding enoyl-CoA hydratase/isomerase family protein: MPRAFHLAVGVDRLATLTFDLPGRKVNLLDRDGLEELDQLVADLALRREIGCLVLCSSKPGSFVAGADLAAIAEVVDPVEAEAGSRFGHRIFSAWESLPFPTIAAIEGTCLGGGTDLALASTYRVVADRDDLRIGMPEVALGLVPGWGGCVRLPRLVGLSAALDLILSAQPIDARRSLRLGLADAVLPAATFATEVRRFAAAVADRPRPRRSGPLTLLLEGNRIGRALLIEQARRRVLRETRGHEPAPLRALAVIRTGLDRGRAAGFDAEARALGELATSAVARNLLHLFRLREARRRALTTPDALSIDQVAVIGAGTLGAGLARLVVDRAAVPVRLRDSRPEALGAAMGQAAARFRRQVDGQEISLPELSRRLALLRPTTDASGLARADLAIEAGSDELASKQRVVAELDAQVPPTALLATTTSSLSVAAIGAGLPGRQRLVGLHFLPPVDRGGVVEVVAASSTAESAVEAAARFVARLGKTPIVVTDSPGFLVHRLLGFYSAEALWLLDEGAPIEAIDGAMHDWGMPMGPLRLADEGGLETLARMTHLLREAFPERFFVPAWLDRIPDNGRLGVRSGRGLYQHETGREPRPDPSVYDLIGVVPGTRPMDRSRLLERMLLPLVNEAARCLEEGVVGSAGDLDLALVLGSGFPPFRGGLARWADEQGLDALVERLRALAGAHGPRFEPSAALLELAARGGFHAEPSRPAV
- a CDS encoding VWA domain-containing protein, with the translated sequence MVSTLATLALFAALSSVSPTPGAVPPTVAEQVSVSEALLDVVVTGRDDRTVLGLGPDDFRVEVAGREAAPIAATFYSNRRFLGDAATAQAAGIADREASEGRIFVLFFHDQKQLESDRFSFVGQQLEAGRRAAEWVATGLLPGDRAAVVGFDSRLRLYADLTDDRVALREAVLAAVTGRTKAADWPSRRASGSPGASELAARLPAGDALRDRTPRIYDALQLVADALAPVRGRKNLILFSRGIGELGAFGEYRKDPRYYTKTQETLNAANVAVYGVNTGPEPGLAILDGVSELASDTGGALYRIFVSFTTPLEQIAAATNGYYLLAVPTPDDAAPGSYVEAKVRCRNPELRCTGRQGFRMTGK
- a CDS encoding Stp1/IreP family PP2C-type Ser/Thr phosphatase; the protein is MLRAKAVGLSDVGMMRSHNEDCFDIDPQLQMFVVADGMGGHSHGEIASRIAVEAIRDFVRSTADQDKTWPFVYDARLHRHSNRLKAAIRIAHDRVLRAIRQDGSLHGMGTTVVGILVEDGVAAVAHVGDSRAYRLRGGRLELLTQDHTWVNEQVVAGYLSEEQARSHPLKNVVTRALGGDTEVAVDVREWEVQPGDLFLLCSDGLTTMLADGEILDQLSSEADLDLACRSLVRSANARGGFDNVTVLLARVVEPADEA
- a CDS encoding DnaJ domain-containing protein, whose translation is MPKDYYLILGVPRNATTEQIRDRFRELARTRHPDRFQGDARARAEKEFQDLTEAFNILANAEKRRQHDQDSVRPEASSPAADAQRLSRFHVQTGVKLYRERNYVQAAESFQRATEADPANHQAWHHFAQACSHHRRYMNQALPAIARACDLQPMNPTYLKLAGRLHAQVGLVERADWYYNQAITWGGEDEAVRQALEDLRKSSKKAGWGLFGKVG